From the Streptomyces sp. Sge12 genome, the window TCCTCCATGTGGTCCATCCCCGTCCTGTCACCCATGGTCATGCGTCGATCGCCAGTCGGTCGCGCCACCAGTCCACGGTCGCCTCGACCTGTTCGTCGACCGGGGTGGGCCGCGCCGCGAAGGCGGTCTCGTAGGCGCTCGAATCGACGACGAACGGGCGGTCGAACTGGTAGCGGACTTCCTTCAGTTCGCGGAGCAGCGGGGAGAAGAGGGCGGCCGCGCCGACCACGGCCGACGGGAGCCGGCGCACGGCGACCGGCCCCGTTCCCGCCTGCGCGGCCAGCCGGTCGACCATCTCCCTGACCGAAAGCGCTTCCTGCGTCGGGACGTGCCAGGCCCGCCCCCAGGCCCGCTCGTCGCCCGCGGCCTCGGTCAACGTCCGGGCCACATCGGGGAGGTACGTCCAGCTGTGCGGGGCGTCCGGGTCCCCCAGTGTGGTGACCGGCTTGCCGCGCAGCAGCGGCGGCAGGACCCGGCCGGCCAGATGTCCGCCGTCGGTGACGCCGGGTCCGAAGAAGTCCGAGGCGCGCACCTCGACGGCTCTGATGCGGCCCTGCTCGTGCAGGATCCGGGCCTGTTCCCAGACCTCGGCGCGCACCCGCCCCTTGACGCCGGTCGCGGCGAGCGGCAGCTCCTCGGTCAGGGGGCCGTCCACCGGGCCGTAGGCGTAGAGGTTCCCGAGCATGACCAGGGCCGCTCCGGTCGCCTCGGCCGCGGCGCACAGCGACGCGGCCAGCGGCGGCCAGTCGCTCGCCCATCGGTGGTAGGGCGGTGCGGCGCAGCTGTACAGGGCGGTCGCGCCCCGCACGACCTCCGTCAGCCGCGCCGCATCCGTCGCGTCCAGCGCGATATGTTCGATTCCGGTTTCCGGGCTTCGGCCCGATCTGGTGACGACCCGTACGCTCTGGCCCTGTTCGGCGAGGAGCCGGGCAGTGGCGGCGCCCGCAGGTCCAAAACCTATGACGACTTGAAAGCTCACGCACGCACACTAGCGCGAGCGACCGACACCCCCGGCCCGGGTGATCGCCTACCGGCCAGCGCGGATACGCGATCGGCCGGACACTGTCCCCATGGGCAACCAACCCACCGGCGCTCCCGACAACGGGCCCGCCGTCTCCCGCCAGGAGTTCGACGCGCTGTTCGAGTCGGTCCGTACGTGGGACCGGTGGGCCGCGGCCGACCGCGGCGCCTGGAACCGGGTGACGGCGGAGCACGTGCGCCGGGCCACCGCCACGGTCCGCTCGGGGACGACCGTACCGATGGGGCGCCCCTGGGACACCCGCCCGGGCCCGGACAACGCCAGGCCCGCGCTCCACTTCATGTCCGACCTCGGCGACGTACAGGCTCCGGAACCTTCGGTGCACAAGGACTTCCTCGGCGCGGACTACCACGGCAAGGCGGTGACCCATCTCGACGCGCTGTCACACATCGCCTACGAGGGGCGACTGTACGACGGCCGCCCGGCGCGCGAGGCCGTCGGTGCGGCGGGGGCCCGCTTCGGCGCCGTGTCGGCGCTCGGCCCCCTGGTCACCCGGGGCGTGCTGATCGACCTGCCCGCCGTCCTCGGGATCGAATGGCTCGAACCGGGCCGTGCGGTGCACGCGCTGGACCTCCTCGCCGCCGAGGAGGCACTCGGTGTGACGGTCGGCGACGGAGACGCGGTGCTGCTGCGCTCCGGCGCCTTCCGCCGGCGCCGGGTACGGGGCCCCTGGAACCCCGACGCGGCCAGTGCGGGCTGGCACGTGGACGCCCTGCCGCTGCTGGCCGGGCGCGCCGTCGCACTGCTCGGCGGCGACGGGGACAGCGACGTACGGCCCTCTCCGGTCGAGGGGCTGCACTCCCCCGTCCACACGCTCGCCGTGGCGGCGATGGGGGTGCCGCTGCTGGACAACCTCGACCTCGAACCGCTGTCCGCGGCCTGCGCCGAAGCGGGCCGGTACGCGTTCCTGCTCGTCGTGACTCCGCTGAACGTCCCCGGCGGTACGGGCTCGCCCGTCAATCCCGTCGCGGTCCTGTGACGGCCCGGCCCGTTGATCGGTTCATCCCACCTCTACTCACCTGCTCATCGCCGAAATGTGAGGAATATACTCAAATCTGGCGACCGAGGGTGCTCCGGTGAGGGGAAGTGATGCACATGGGGGTCGTCGGAGACCGCATCGGCCCCGTGCGTTCCCGTGACCGATTCCTGCAGGGCGAGTCCGTCGAGGGGAGCGTGAGAAGTCCGATCCTGAGCTCCTGGCAGCGCAGCCGGCTGCTGGGGCTGTCGCCCGACCAGTCCGAGCTCCCCTTCAAGGGGGACTTCGACCCGGACGCCGCGCTGCTGCGCGCCGCGGTGCCCGTGCTCGACCGGCTCGAGGTCATCTTCGCCGGCAGCCGGACCAACATCTCCCTCGCCGACGGCCACGGCATGGTGCTCGCGCGCCGCTTCGGCGAGAAGTCCATGGTCAAACAGCTCCCCCCGATCCAGATCCTGCCCGGGTTCGTCTTCGCCGAGCAGTTCGCCGGGACGAACGGAATCGGTCTCACCCTCGCGGAGCGCCGCCTGTGCCAGGTGTACGGCGCCGAGCACTTCGCCGAGCGGTCCCAGTCGAGCGCCTGCACCGCGATCCCGCTGCGCGACCAGCTCAGCGGGCACATCGAGGGAGTCCTGTGCCTCGGGTATCCGTACACCGAGGCCGACCCGGCGCTGATCCCCGTGGTGCGCAAGGCCGCCGAGGCCATCGAACGGCGGCTGATGGAGCAGAGTTCGGCGCGCGAGCGCGGTCTGCTCCAGGCCTATCTGGACGCCGCGAGCCTGGCCCGGACCGGCGAGCACGGCGTCGACGGGCACCCGGTCGGCATGGCCGAGTTCCTCCGGAGCGAGCTGGAGCAGAGCGATCAGACGACCCTCAAGGAGAAGGCCACCGAGCTGATGTCCGCGGACCGCCGGGCCGTCGCCGAGGTGCCCCTGTCCCGCGGCCGGTGGGTCACCCTCGTCAGCCACCCCGTGACCAGCGCCTCCGGGGTGGAGGGCGTCGTGGTCGAGGCACTGCTCCCCGAGGATTCGGAACGGCACGCCCCCGCCCCCACGCCCCACCCGTCGCCCGCGTCGCCCGCCCCGCCGCCCGGGATCCGTACCGGCCTCGCTCCCGCGCCGGCCGGCGATGCGGGCGCCCGCGGCGGGGTCAGGGGGCTGGTGCTGGTGGGCGAGCCC encodes:
- a CDS encoding cyclase family protein is translated as MGNQPTGAPDNGPAVSRQEFDALFESVRTWDRWAAADRGAWNRVTAEHVRRATATVRSGTTVPMGRPWDTRPGPDNARPALHFMSDLGDVQAPEPSVHKDFLGADYHGKAVTHLDALSHIAYEGRLYDGRPAREAVGAAGARFGAVSALGPLVTRGVLIDLPAVLGIEWLEPGRAVHALDLLAAEEALGVTVGDGDAVLLRSGAFRRRRVRGPWNPDAASAGWHVDALPLLAGRAVALLGGDGDSDVRPSPVEGLHSPVHTLAVAAMGVPLLDNLDLEPLSAACAEAGRYAFLLVVTPLNVPGGTGSPVNPVAVL
- a CDS encoding NAD-dependent epimerase/dehydratase family protein, yielding MSFQVVIGFGPAGAATARLLAEQGQSVRVVTRSGRSPETGIEHIALDATDAARLTEVVRGATALYSCAAPPYHRWASDWPPLAASLCAAAEATGAALVMLGNLYAYGPVDGPLTEELPLAATGVKGRVRAEVWEQARILHEQGRIRAVEVRASDFFGPGVTDGGHLAGRVLPPLLRGKPVTTLGDPDAPHSWTYLPDVARTLTEAAGDERAWGRAWHVPTQEALSVREMVDRLAAQAGTGPVAVRRLPSAVVGAAALFSPLLRELKEVRYQFDRPFVVDSSAYETAFAARPTPVDEQVEATVDWWRDRLAIDA